From a single Halobacteriovorax sp. DA5 genomic region:
- a CDS encoding methyltransferase domain-containing protein, with product MIKLHLGCGSKKLNDYINIDILETDAVDEIHNITDLSKFENNSIDEIYASHVLEHFSRNEVKNVLQEWTRVLKKGGIIRLAVPNFEAIVKVYLENKNLKELMGLLYGGQDNKYNFHYVTFDFISIKEILTELQFKNINQYNWKDFLPNDFDDFSRAYLPHMDFDNGQLMSLNIIAEKI from the coding sequence ATGATTAAATTACACCTAGGCTGTGGGTCTAAAAAACTAAATGACTATATTAATATTGATATTCTAGAAACAGATGCTGTCGATGAAATACATAATATAACTGATCTCTCTAAATTTGAAAACAATTCTATTGATGAGATATATGCTTCACATGTATTAGAACACTTTTCTAGAAATGAAGTTAAGAATGTACTTCAAGAGTGGACTCGCGTACTTAAAAAAGGAGGAATAATAAGATTAGCCGTCCCTAACTTCGAAGCAATAGTAAAAGTATATCTAGAAAACAAAAACCTTAAAGAATTAATGGGATTGTTATACGGAGGTCAAGACAATAAATACAATTTCCATTATGTAACTTTTGACTTTATTTCTATTAAAGAAATACTTACAGAACTCCAATTTAAAAATATAAATCAATATAACTGGAAAGACTTTCTCCCTAATGATTTTGATGACTTCAGTAGAGCGTACTTACCCCATATGGACTTTGATAACGGTCAACTAATGAGCTTAAATATAATTGCAGAGAAAATATAG
- a CDS encoding flippase — MLKYIKNKFINNTIWLLADKCLKMILGFYVITQLSRSLGPENYGILSFSQSIISIFIAITSLGINFLVVEQLINSKNRDDTNIILGSIFIMRLFVGFICFFITIFLNLYFNNSESSEIIIILSIILLFEPLNIIDSFYQSKVKSKYIVICTNLKFIIGSAAKLYAISHNFSLRNIAIIFLFESILQYVLYLLLYKLHGFSFFSWKPSVAKIKKLLHRTWPLALVAIFTNMYNRVDQVMLNSLLDNYSVGIYSAANKINELFFFIPIVVSSSIFPLLVSKQNTSSYIPTLLKVYKINFLISLPVSILLFIFSEFLVLTIYGQQFNEAITILKCLAITIVIKSINLVFVKYLYIEGLEKKYLKMSIIGFLINIVLNFYLIREFGIIGAALATLSSLFITTFLFELFDSKLRKVYYLKIQWLLPINTNEKDE; from the coding sequence ATGTTAAAATATATTAAAAATAAGTTTATTAATAATACCATATGGTTGCTCGCTGACAAATGCCTAAAGATGATACTAGGCTTTTATGTAATTACACAATTATCTCGTAGCCTAGGGCCCGAAAACTATGGAATACTTTCCTTCTCACAAAGTATTATCAGTATTTTTATTGCAATTACTTCATTAGGAATAAACTTTTTAGTAGTAGAACAATTAATTAATTCTAAAAACAGAGACGATACAAACATTATTCTTGGCTCTATATTTATAATGCGTCTTTTCGTCGGATTTATATGTTTTTTCATAACTATTTTCTTAAACTTATATTTTAATAATTCAGAATCAAGTGAAATAATAATAATTCTTTCTATTATATTACTTTTCGAACCATTAAATATTATTGATTCTTTTTATCAATCAAAAGTAAAATCTAAATATATAGTTATTTGTACTAATCTCAAATTCATAATTGGTAGTGCTGCAAAGCTGTATGCAATATCTCATAATTTTAGTTTAAGAAATATTGCAATTATATTTCTTTTTGAAAGCATTCTACAATATGTGCTTTATCTCTTATTATATAAACTTCATGGATTCTCTTTCTTTTCATGGAAGCCCAGCGTTGCAAAAATTAAAAAATTACTTCATAGAACCTGGCCTCTTGCCTTAGTTGCAATATTTACAAATATGTATAATAGAGTTGATCAAGTAATGCTTAACAGTCTACTTGATAACTATAGTGTAGGTATTTACTCAGCAGCAAATAAAATTAACGAATTATTTTTTTTCATACCTATTGTCGTATCGTCCTCAATATTTCCATTACTTGTTTCCAAGCAAAATACAAGTTCATATATACCAACATTGCTAAAAGTATATAAAATAAATTTTCTAATTTCACTTCCAGTAAGTATTTTATTGTTTATCTTTAGTGAATTCTTAGTCCTAACTATATATGGACAACAATTTAATGAAGCTATCACGATATTAAAATGTCTCGCAATAACTATAGTTATCAAATCAATCAATTTAGTATTCGTTAAATATTTATATATTGAAGGCTTAGAAAAGAAATATTTAAAAATGAGTATTATAGGCTTTTTAATAAATATTGTTCTAAACTTCTACTTAATTAGAGAATTTGGAATTATTGGAGCAGCTCTCGCAACTCTTTCATCTCTATTTATTACAACATTTTTATTTGAATTATTTGATTCAAAGTTAAGAAAAGTATATTATTTAAAAATACAATGGTTATTACCTATAAACACTAACGAGAAAGATGAGTAG
- a CDS encoding lipopolysaccharide assembly protein LapB: protein MQKLLKQMTKMDQLLKNKFIRASFLLALVLLTSCDFTPRIHKDILIAQNHISNQEYAQAVKQYHKILEMAPNDEIKIKINYQIAELYAVSLGQYKRGIAFYEKIPKLTTDPVWLVKTQERIGEIAFLYINDYAKAAEVYNKLSGFRPKLSNHDLYEFRLARSYIKLKEYDKATEHLVSMHNNGNHKYFVDSFFQSGIMYFESQDWNRAVQYFREYIKREDRRDLKVRAIFLMANCYETLERLQTAYDLYYSILGEYPNNKVIQDRLNSVYERRVARKR from the coding sequence TTGCAAAAATTATTGAAGCAGATGACGAAGATGGATCAACTTCTGAAGAATAAATTCATAAGGGCCAGTTTTTTACTGGCCCTCGTTTTACTTACGTCTTGTGATTTCACGCCAAGAATCCACAAGGACATTCTCATTGCGCAAAATCATATCTCAAATCAAGAATACGCTCAGGCCGTGAAGCAGTATCATAAGATTTTAGAGATGGCGCCAAATGATGAAATCAAAATTAAAATCAATTATCAGATTGCTGAGCTCTATGCTGTGTCTCTTGGACAATACAAACGTGGAATTGCTTTCTACGAAAAAATTCCAAAACTTACGACAGATCCAGTATGGCTTGTAAAAACGCAAGAGCGCATTGGAGAGATCGCGTTTTTATATATTAATGATTATGCAAAAGCGGCCGAGGTTTATAATAAGCTTTCAGGATTCAGACCTAAGCTTTCAAATCACGATCTTTATGAGTTTCGTCTTGCTCGTTCATATATCAAACTTAAGGAATATGATAAGGCGACTGAGCATTTAGTTTCTATGCACAATAATGGAAACCATAAGTACTTCGTTGATAGCTTTTTTCAATCTGGGATCATGTATTTTGAATCGCAAGATTGGAACCGCGCTGTTCAATACTTTCGTGAATACATCAAGCGTGAAGATCGACGTGACCTAAAAGTTCGCGCCATCTTTCTTATGGCCAATTGCTATGAGACATTGGAGCGCCTACAAACTGCCTACGATCTCTACTATTCAATCTTAGGTGAGTACCCAAATAACAAGGTTATCCAAGATCGACTGAACTCAGTATATGAGCGTCGTGTTGCGAGGAAGCGATAA
- a CDS encoding MraY family glycosyltransferase, with protein sequence MILTSILTLISSLIITYVTIPILIKFAEFTSLYTDSNHRTCHKHKVPSLGGIALFMGICFSSLLLTPNDQFGSIQYLLATQFIIFFLGLKDDIFVLSARKKLLVQIICAQIIFFYSGVRIDNFYNVLGIGELNIIQSNIITTLTFVGLINAFNLIDGINWLAGLISISACLFLAAWFSINGFQVELCITLSLIGSLLAFLKFNKTPAKIFMGDTGSLLIGLTISYLLIRFINLNHKSTDLVLVFRSAPSIAIAVVFVPLLDTLRVMFIRILEKKSPFTPDQNHLHHILLKKGLSHIQAALILFAINTACIIIAIALHRITGKIVITSMFIVLFTFFNLITFNRMSKKYFNITI encoded by the coding sequence ATGATTTTAACAAGTATTTTAACACTAATTTCATCTTTAATAATCACGTATGTGACGATTCCCATTCTCATAAAGTTTGCAGAATTTACAAGCTTATACACTGACTCTAACCATAGAACTTGTCATAAGCATAAAGTACCCTCACTTGGTGGAATCGCACTATTCATGGGTATCTGTTTTTCATCTCTTTTACTCACACCTAATGATCAATTTGGAAGTATTCAATACTTATTGGCAACTCAGTTCATTATTTTCTTTCTAGGCTTGAAAGATGACATTTTTGTCCTCTCTGCTAGGAAGAAGCTACTTGTTCAAATCATCTGTGCACAGATCATCTTTTTCTATTCAGGAGTTAGAATTGATAACTTCTATAACGTTTTAGGAATTGGTGAATTGAATATAATCCAATCTAATATAATCACAACATTGACTTTTGTAGGGCTCATTAATGCATTCAATCTAATTGATGGGATAAACTGGCTCGCAGGACTTATTTCAATTTCAGCATGTTTATTTCTAGCTGCTTGGTTTAGTATAAACGGCTTTCAAGTTGAACTTTGTATTACTTTATCACTAATTGGTTCACTTTTAGCTTTTTTAAAGTTTAATAAAACACCTGCAAAAATATTTATGGGAGATACAGGCTCGCTTTTAATTGGCTTAACAATTTCATACCTTCTTATTCGTTTTATAAACTTAAACCACAAGAGTACTGATTTAGTCTTGGTATTTAGATCTGCACCATCAATAGCTATTGCAGTCGTATTCGTACCTTTATTAGACACGCTTAGAGTTATGTTTATCAGGATTCTGGAAAAGAAAAGTCCATTCACACCAGATCAAAATCATCTACATCACATATTACTGAAAAAAGGGTTAAGCCATATTCAAGCTGCATTAATTCTATTCGCAATTAATACAGCCTGTATCATAATCGCAATCGCTCTACATAGAATTACTGGCAAAATCGTCATTACGTCGATGTTTATCGTACTTTTCACATTTTTCAATTTAATTACATTTAATAGAATGAGTAAGAAATATTTTAATATAACAATCTAA
- the galE gene encoding UDP-glucose 4-epimerase GalE, translated as MQKLKILITGGAGYIGSHVLRLLGDTTNHEIVVVDNLETGREESILYGRHENFDIGDIERLEELLKNEKFDACFHFAGSIIVPESVSDPIKYYKNNTVKTLCLIELCLKYNVNKFVFSSTAAVYAQNDSGIYKEDDLIKPGNPYGKTKYMTEWMLEDISNAYPDFNYLILRYFNVAGASLDGVIGQAGKTSTHLVKIASEVAVGKRDKMYIYGEDYKTKDGTCIRDYIHVLDLADAHIKGLEYLFQKNESVVFNVGYNQGYSVHEVLNAMRQAMEHEIPASISSRRPGDDAVLVANCDKIKSKLNWQPKYNDIKLICKTAANWESKL; from the coding sequence ATGCAAAAATTAAAAATTTTAATTACTGGTGGTGCAGGATATATAGGCTCACATGTATTACGTCTTTTGGGTGACACGACTAATCATGAAATTGTTGTAGTAGATAACCTTGAAACAGGAAGAGAAGAATCTATTCTATATGGTAGACATGAGAATTTCGATATCGGTGATATTGAAAGATTAGAAGAATTACTCAAAAACGAAAAATTCGATGCATGTTTTCATTTTGCTGGAAGTATTATTGTTCCAGAAAGTGTTTCAGATCCAATAAAATACTATAAAAATAATACAGTAAAGACATTGTGTTTAATTGAACTGTGTCTTAAATATAATGTTAATAAGTTTGTCTTTAGTTCAACAGCCGCAGTATATGCTCAAAATGATTCAGGTATATATAAGGAAGATGATCTCATAAAGCCAGGTAATCCATATGGAAAAACAAAGTATATGACTGAATGGATGTTGGAAGACATTTCTAATGCATACCCTGACTTTAACTATTTAATTTTAAGATATTTTAATGTAGCAGGCGCTAGTTTAGATGGTGTTATTGGTCAAGCTGGCAAGACTTCAACTCATTTAGTAAAGATTGCATCTGAGGTTGCGGTAGGTAAACGCGATAAAATGTATATCTATGGAGAAGATTACAAAACTAAAGACGGCACATGTATTAGAGACTATATCCATGTCTTAGATTTGGCTGATGCACATATAAAAGGCCTTGAATACCTTTTTCAAAAAAATGAGTCTGTTGTGTTTAATGTTGGTTATAATCAAGGTTACTCAGTTCATGAAGTATTAAATGCAATGAGACAAGCAATGGAACATGAAATTCCAGCTTCTATTTCAAGTAGAAGGCCTGGAGATGATGCCGTTTTAGTTGCAAATTGTGATAAAATTAAAAGTAAACTTAATTGGCAGCCGAAGTATAACGATATTAAATTAATTTGTAAGACTGCTGCAAACTGGGAAAGTAAATTATGA
- a CDS encoding NAD-dependent epimerase, with translation MKILVTGIAGFIGFYTAKKAVELGHDVVGIDNLNNYYSVALKEARLKELGLDNNDSISTKYKNLSFKKIDLADDLSMARLFEEGCFDQVIHLAAQAGVRYSITNPHSYIKSNSEGFLNILEGCRHNNIQHLIYASSSSVYGENSKVPFSTKDPVDHPVSLYAATKRSNELMAHTYSHLYGLPVTGLRYFTVYGPWGRPDMAPFIFTKNIIEGNEIKVFNNGMMERDFTYVEDIVEAQLRLLNHIPVAGDNRSLPNVSTVPYVIYNIGNSSPVNLLEFIQILEKCIGVTAKKDMMPMQPGDVPRTYADVVDLFKKIDFKPSTSLNEGIAKFVEWYKSFYMV, from the coding sequence ATGAAAATTCTAGTAACAGGAATAGCAGGCTTTATAGGATTTTATACTGCAAAAAAAGCTGTTGAACTTGGTCATGATGTAGTTGGAATTGATAATTTGAATAATTATTACTCTGTAGCATTAAAAGAGGCTCGTTTAAAAGAACTTGGGTTAGATAATAATGATTCTATTTCAACAAAATATAAAAATTTAAGCTTTAAAAAGATTGATTTAGCTGACGATTTATCTATGGCTAGATTATTTGAGGAAGGATGTTTTGATCAAGTTATTCATTTAGCAGCTCAAGCAGGTGTTAGGTATTCAATAACAAACCCTCATTCATACATAAAATCGAACTCTGAGGGATTTTTAAATATTTTAGAGGGATGTAGACATAATAATATTCAACATCTTATTTATGCATCATCATCTTCAGTATATGGAGAAAATTCTAAAGTTCCCTTTTCTACAAAAGATCCTGTGGATCACCCTGTAAGCTTATATGCAGCTACTAAAAGATCTAATGAACTAATGGCCCATACATATTCTCATTTATATGGACTTCCTGTGACAGGTCTAAGGTATTTTACAGTATATGGTCCTTGGGGACGTCCTGATATGGCGCCCTTTATATTTACAAAAAATATAATTGAAGGAAATGAAATAAAAGTTTTTAATAATGGTATGATGGAAAGAGATTTTACATATGTAGAAGATATAGTAGAGGCTCAATTAAGATTACTAAATCATATTCCAGTAGCGGGCGATAATAGAAGTTTACCTAATGTTTCTACAGTTCCTTATGTGATATATAATATTGGGAACTCTTCTCCTGTAAATCTTTTAGAGTTTATTCAAATTTTAGAGAAGTGTATAGGAGTTACTGCAAAGAAAGATATGATGCCTATGCAGCCTGGAGACGTTCCAAGAACTTATGCCGATGTAGTAGATCTTTTCAAGAAAATAGATTTTAAACCAAGTACTTCATTAAATGAAGGTATTGCAAAATTCGTTGAGTGGTATAAAAGTTTTTATATGGTTTAG
- a CDS encoding ATP synthase F0 subunit C has translation MENTQAIKYIAYFLAMAIAAYGGTAAQSKAASVALEGIARNPSAADKIQTPMILGLALMESLVIFVLISVFLAG, from the coding sequence ATGGAAAACACTCAAGCAATTAAGTACATCGCGTATTTCTTAGCAATGGCTATCGCTGCATACGGTGGTACTGCTGCACAATCAAAAGCTGCTTCTGTAGCTCTAGAAGGTATCGCAAGAAACCCATCTGCTGCTGACAAGATTCAAACTCCAATGATTCTAGGTCTTGCACTTATGGAATCACTTGTAATTTTCGTACTTATCTCAGTATTCCTTGCTGGTTAA
- a CDS encoding glycosyltransferase, translating to MNVQISVVMSVYNNVDFLKESIESILTQSFKDFEFVIINDGSTDGSDKIIESYAKKDKRIKYISRENKGLIASLNEGIINSKGKYIARMDGDDIAHPDRFKIQYNFLEQNNDIDICGTWLERFTTDPKKSTNWKFPLNDKDLKTLLIFSTPFAHPTIMMRKSIFQPYDENFKNVEDYELWFRLSDNNKYANIPKYLLKYRYHQESVSRIANKKYELRKSLFSNIYKNLFNKLKLPYNEYTLDQHFIVSSNERMKEYEVDLSFLKKHIRQIIKKNIEINLFDNKALLKFLSSKYFIATIYQLKKGNYLEFKNIFSTYFFCGLFINIKKKLYQY from the coding sequence ATGAACGTTCAAATCTCAGTAGTAATGTCTGTATATAACAACGTAGATTTTTTAAAAGAATCAATAGAAAGTATATTAACCCAGAGCTTTAAAGATTTTGAATTTGTTATTATAAATGATGGATCAACAGATGGTTCAGATAAAATTATTGAATCATATGCAAAAAAAGATAAACGTATCAAATATATCTCAAGAGAAAACAAAGGTTTAATAGCAAGTTTAAACGAAGGAATTATAAATTCAAAAGGTAAATATATAGCAAGAATGGATGGTGATGACATAGCTCATCCTGATAGATTCAAAATTCAGTACAACTTCTTAGAACAGAACAATGATATTGATATCTGTGGTACTTGGTTAGAAAGATTCACAACAGATCCTAAAAAATCGACGAACTGGAAATTCCCTCTAAATGATAAAGACCTTAAAACTTTATTAATCTTTTCAACACCTTTTGCACATCCAACCATAATGATGCGTAAAAGTATATTTCAACCATACGATGAAAACTTCAAAAATGTAGAAGACTATGAATTATGGTTTAGATTAAGTGACAATAATAAGTATGCAAATATACCTAAATACTTATTAAAGTATAGATATCATCAAGAAAGTGTTAGTAGGATTGCGAATAAAAAATATGAACTACGTAAAAGTCTGTTTTCAAACATATATAAAAATCTCTTTAATAAACTCAAGCTTCCTTACAATGAATATACTCTAGACCAACATTTTATCGTCAGCTCAAATGAAAGAATGAAAGAATATGAAGTTGATCTTAGCTTTCTTAAAAAACATATTAGACAAATTATTAAAAAAAATATTGAAATCAATTTATTTGATAATAAAGCGCTCCTCAAATTTTTATCTAGTAAATATTTTATAGCAACTATTTATCAACTAAAAAAAGGTAATTATTTAGAGTTTAAAAATATTTTTTCCACTTATTTCTTTTGTGGATTATTTATTAATATTAAGAAAAAACTATACCAGTACTAA
- a CDS encoding polysaccharide biosynthesis protein, protein MLSKKIRTDLENLLLERDRFSFDLNIEFDYLKNKKILITGVAGTIGSNLLEILSDYDVIGVDNNEYGVFQLDQIFCDINYKEDLEDIFEKYQFDIIFHTAALKHVPLLENLEKQAWRTNVEGTRNLLDLAKKYGCNDFIFCSTDKACEPVSVMGKTKLAAEELCFEYGSDFSIKVLRFGNIVGSSGSVIETFYNQACENIDLTITSEEMERFFITCDEACHFILKSLGLENGRYFLKQDSSLKILDIANKIVNFTKSKSKIKIGEIRIGEKLREKFLGDNEYGQSL, encoded by the coding sequence ATGCTCTCAAAAAAAATAAGAACTGATCTAGAGAATTTGTTATTAGAAAGAGATCGTTTTTCTTTCGATCTTAATATTGAATTTGATTATTTAAAAAATAAGAAAATTCTTATAACGGGTGTTGCTGGTACAATAGGTTCAAATTTATTAGAAATACTTTCAGATTATGATGTCATAGGAGTTGATAATAATGAGTATGGAGTCTTTCAATTAGATCAAATTTTTTGCGATATAAATTATAAAGAAGATTTGGAAGATATATTTGAAAAATATCAATTTGATATCATCTTTCATACAGCGGCGTTAAAGCATGTTCCTTTGCTTGAAAATCTTGAAAAACAAGCATGGCGAACAAATGTAGAGGGAACTCGTAATTTGCTAGATTTAGCAAAGAAATATGGATGTAATGATTTCATATTTTGCTCTACAGATAAAGCTTGTGAACCTGTAAGTGTGATGGGAAAAACCAAACTTGCTGCAGAAGAGCTATGTTTCGAGTATGGATCTGATTTTTCTATCAAAGTTCTTCGCTTTGGTAATATTGTAGGTTCCTCTGGAAGTGTAATTGAAACTTTTTATAATCAAGCATGTGAAAATATAGATCTTACTATTACTAGTGAAGAAATGGAGAGATTTTTTATTACTTGTGATGAAGCATGCCATTTCATTTTAAAATCATTAGGTCTTGAAAATGGACGTTACTTTTTAAAACAAGATTCTTCTTTAAAAATTTTGGATATAGCCAATAAAATAGTTAATTTTACGAAGTCAAAATCAAAAATTAAAATTGGTGAAATTAGAATTGGTGAGAAATTACGAGAGAAATTTTTGGGAGATAATGAGTATGGCCAGAGCCTATAA
- the atpB gene encoding F0F1 ATP synthase subunit A yields the protein MKKIALLLTTLLATNTYAAGGFLWLGELSHVFHLGYVDHIFTKSFVAIIILLVALLYRMRVSKMTLEETVVPDRGISLRNIVEMYGSFIMTQCRAVIGEEDAPKYFKFISFLFITIFLANVIGLVPGFLPPTEYINTTLALGVLSFVYYNIKGCKELGTMNYLAHFAGPLWYMAILIFPIEILSNFIRPLSLALRLRGNMMGDHHVLTTFLNLEILGVNVGMFGAAIPFYLLGLLVCFIQAYVFTMLSMVYISLATAHHDHDEHHAH from the coding sequence ATGAAAAAAATAGCCCTTCTTTTAACTACTTTATTAGCGACAAATACATACGCAGCAGGTGGATTTCTGTGGCTTGGTGAACTTTCTCATGTTTTTCACCTAGGTTACGTTGATCACATCTTCACTAAGTCTTTTGTTGCAATCATCATTTTACTTGTAGCTCTTCTTTACAGAATGCGCGTTTCTAAAATGACTCTTGAAGAGACAGTAGTTCCAGATAGAGGAATTTCACTAAGAAACATCGTTGAGATGTACGGATCATTTATCATGACTCAATGTCGTGCCGTAATCGGTGAAGAAGATGCACCAAAATATTTCAAGTTCATTTCGTTCCTATTTATTACAATTTTCCTAGCGAACGTAATAGGTCTTGTTCCAGGTTTCTTACCTCCAACTGAATACATCAACACAACTCTTGCTCTTGGTGTACTTTCATTTGTTTACTACAACATCAAAGGTTGTAAAGAACTTGGTACGATGAACTACCTTGCACACTTTGCAGGTCCACTTTGGTACATGGCAATCTTAATTTTCCCAATTGAGATTCTTTCAAACTTTATTCGTCCTCTATCTCTAGCATTACGTCTTAGAGGTAACATGATGGGTGACCACCACGTATTAACAACTTTCCTTAACCTTGAAATTCTTGGTGTGAACGTTGGTATGTTTGGTGCTGCAATTCCATTCTACTTACTTGGACTTCTAGTTTGTTTTATCCAAGCTTACGTATTTACAATGTTATCAATGGTTTATATTAGTCTTGCAACTGCTCACCACGATCATGATGAGCACCACGCACACTAA
- a CDS encoding glycosyltransferase family 10 domain-containing protein, with amino-acid sequence MINIALYCDNDKRFLKSDFLEGDHEYSYLQKYFNKIGYSLDTYRNYDLKKIKPDFCIFLDMPFKSIRSIIPSDVKKILILREPYLVRKDNYDINKHKDFDKVLTWNEELLEKGGKYIFYPSTRFFKENFVKREISYCDKKFLCLINGNLSSRVKGELYSERVNVAKWFERNQPDVFDLWGRGWDKFTIKLGNKFLRLKKPLFIRPSWRGEIDNKLKCLSGYKFAICFENSKNNNNYITEKIFDCFLSGAVPIYFGAPNVTKFIPKSCFIDYREFKDINDMYSYLINISEDRYLEYQSEIERFLSSKHSSTFSIENWSFAIKAALF; translated from the coding sequence ATGATTAATATAGCTTTATATTGTGATAATGATAAGAGATTTTTGAAATCTGATTTCTTAGAAGGAGATCACGAATATTCATATTTACAAAAATATTTTAATAAAATTGGATACTCTTTAGATACATATAGAAATTATGACTTAAAGAAAATTAAACCTGATTTTTGTATCTTTTTAGATATGCCATTTAAATCTATTAGATCAATAATTCCTTCTGATGTTAAAAAGATATTAATCTTAAGAGAGCCATATTTAGTTAGAAAAGATAACTATGATATTAATAAGCATAAAGATTTCGATAAAGTTTTAACATGGAATGAAGAACTTTTGGAAAAAGGTGGAAAATATATTTTTTATCCAAGTACAAGATTCTTTAAAGAAAATTTTGTTAAACGAGAAATAAGCTATTGTGATAAAAAATTTCTTTGTTTAATTAATGGAAATTTGTCATCAAGAGTTAAAGGTGAACTATATTCCGAACGTGTAAATGTTGCAAAATGGTTCGAGAGAAATCAACCAGATGTCTTTGATCTTTGGGGGAGAGGTTGGGATAAGTTTACTATTAAGTTGGGAAATAAGTTTTTAAGGCTGAAAAAGCCGTTATTTATCAGGCCGTCATGGAGAGGTGAAATTGATAATAAACTGAAATGTCTTTCAGGATATAAATTTGCTATTTGTTTTGAAAATAGTAAAAATAATAACAATTATATCACGGAAAAAATATTCGACTGCTTTCTTTCCGGTGCAGTTCCAATTTATTTTGGTGCTCCTAATGTAACTAAATTCATACCAAAAAGTTGTTTTATTGACTATAGAGAATTTAAAGATATCAATGATATGTATAGCTATCTTATTAATATTTCTGAAGATCGTTATTTGGAATATCAAAGCGAAATCGAAAGATTCTTAAGCAGTAAGCACTCTTCTACTTTTTCAATAGAGAATTGGTCTTTTGCAATTAAAGCCGCTTTATTTTAA